In one Bactrocera tryoni isolate S06 chromosome 5, CSIRO_BtryS06_freeze2, whole genome shotgun sequence genomic region, the following are encoded:
- the LOC120778391 gene encoding serine protease easter-like, producing the protein MLVYENKDNIKGSYCSGSLINKYFVLTAANCVDDNLNRKMGWFFLEVLLGEWDITMSEDCERAGKREAFCAPPPITRKLANKIIHPDFDIQQQSHNIALLQLMHRVEYTDFVSPICLPVTPHQDLLGYANVSAEVTGWGKTNLAPSSPVKMKATVQIRNLVECVVRMKNLGVDYGIIYSSNRQSCAMGEDTNACKGDTGGPLMIRDIQNNIESYYLIGITSFGFDTKTCTVKGFPSIFTRVAPYILWIKETISSS; encoded by the exons ATGcttgtatatgaaaataaag ATAACATCAAGGGCTCATATTGTAGCGGCTcgcttattaataaatatttcgtatTAACCGCAGCAAATTGTGTAGATGACAATCTGAACCGCAAAATGGGTTGGTTTTTCCTCGAAGTTCTTCTAGGCGAATGGGATATAACTATGAGTGAGGATTGTGAACGTGCCGGTAAACGTGAGGCTTTTTGTGCACCGCCACCCATCACTAGGAAATTGGCAAACAAAATCATTCATCCAGATTTTGATATACAACAACAATCCCATAATATTGCTCTCTTACAGCTTATGCATAGAGTTGAGTATACAGATTTTGTTAGTCCCATATGCTTGCCAGTGACACCGCATCAGGACTTATTAGGTTACGCTAATGTTAGTGCAGAAGTTACCGGTTGGGGCAAAACCAATTTAGCTCCAAGTAGTCCAGTTAAAATGAAGGCAACTGTACAAATACGCAATCTCGTTGAGTGTGTGGTGCGAATGAAAAATTTGGGTGTGGATTATGGCATTATATATTCATCGAATCGGCAATCGTGCGCAATGGGCGAGGATACAAATGCCTGTAAAGGTGATACCGGTGGACCGTTGATGATTCGtgatatacaaaataatatagaatCTTATTATTTGATTGGCATAACGTCGTTTGGTTTCGATACGAAGACATGCACGGTGAAGGGCTTTCCGAGTATTTTCACACGCGTTGCACCATATATACTATGGATTAAAGAAACTATTTCGAGTTCTTAA